The following nucleotide sequence is from Pseudonocardia sp. C8.
GACCGACCCCACCCTGCACCCACCAGGCGGCCCAACAAAGGGACCGGGGCGGGTGTTCGGGCTGGCGACCAGCCAGCAGGCGACCGAGGTCCTGACCGCGGAGGGGCTGGCCGCGTCGAACATCGCCCGGTGGCTCGTCACGCAGGACCGGCTCGCCGCCGCACCCGCCGAGCGGCGGGCAGCCGACGGGGACGAGGCGTGGCGGCTGGGTGAGGGGGACCTGGTGGTGATCGACGAATCCGGCATGACCGACACCGCTGCGCTGGCGGCGATCCACCGACGAGCGGACCAGGCGGGGGCGAAGCTGCTGCTGGTCGGCGACCACCGGCAGCTGTCCGCGGTGGGTGCCGGCGGCGGGATGGACCTGCTCGCCGCGGCCGGGTCACGCTACGAGCTGGCCGACGCCCGCCGGTTCAACGCCGAGTGGGAACGCACCGCGTCGTTGCGGCTGCGTGACGGCGACGAGGCCGTGCTGCGCACGTACCACCAGCAGGGCCGGCTCCTCGACTCCGGCACCCGCGAGGCCGCCGAGGCCTCGGCGGCGCGCGGGTGGCTGGCCGACCACCTCGCCGGGCGTCGGTCGCTGCTGCTGGTCGACACCAACGAGCAGGCCGCCCGCGTCTCGGCCGCGATCCGCACTGAACTCGTCGCGCTCGGCCGGGTCGCCGAGGATGGTGTTCGGCTCGGGTTCGACGGCACCACCGCCGGGATCGGGGACCTGGTCGAGGCCCGGGACAACAACTGGGACCTGGCCGGCTACGAGGGCAACCGCCGCGGCCCGCTCAACCGCGACCTCTACCGGGTCACCGCCGTCCGCGACGACGGCGCCCTGGAGGTCACCACCGACACCCACGGCGAGGGCATCGGCGTCCGGATGGTCCTGCCCGCCTCGTATGTCAGCGAGCACCTGGCCCTCGGTTATGCCGGGACCACCTACGCCGGGCAGGGCGCCACCGTGCACACCACCCACACCGTCGTCACCCCGACGACCCGGGCGAACTCCCTGTATGTCGCCATGTCCCGCGGGCGGGACCGCAACACCGCTCACGTCACGACCCGGGTCGCGCCCGAGGACCCCGCGGACGGCAGCGCCGAGCGGCACGAGCTGCACCGCGACCCGGTCGCGGTACTCGCCGGGATCCTCGACACCGCCGACCTGGCCCTCGACCGGTCGGCGTCGGCGATCGAGGCCGAGTCCGCCGAGTACGCCGGCAGCGCCCGGACGGCGGTCGAGCTGCTCGCCGACGCCGCCCAGCTCGCCGCCACCGAACGCACCGGCGCGTCACTGGACCGCCTCGTGCACGACGGTGCCCTCACGGACGAACAGCGCGCCCGGATCGCCGCCGAGGACGGCACCGCCGCCCTCACCCGGGTCCTGCGCCGCGCCGAGCTGGCCGGGCACGACCCGCACACGGTGCTCACCGAGGCCGTCGAACGCGGCCCCCTGACCGGGGCCCGGAACCTCAGCAACGTCGTCTACTCCCGCATCCGCGACAGCCACCGCCTCGACCCAGTCGGGGAACGGTGGACCGACTGGATCCCACGCACCGACAACCCCGAGTGGAACACCTACCTGCACCGCTTGGCCGAGGCCGCCGACCAGCGCGCCGACCAGCTCGGCACGGCCGCGGCCGACGAGCCGCCCACGTGGGCGATCGAGGCGTTCGGCGCGGTCCCGACCGAACCGCTGGCCCGGCAGCAGTGGTGCGACGACGTCGGGCGGGTCGCCGCCTACCGTGAGGTCCGCGACCACCACGACCAGGCCGACGCGCTGGGCCCAGCGCCGAAGCCCGGGCAGGCGGAGGAGTTCGCGGCTCACCGCGCGGCGTGGCGGGCGCTCGGGCGGCCGGAGATCGACCGCGAGCACCTGGAGCTGTCCAACGGCCAGCTCCGCATGAGGGTGCGCGCCTACGAGCGGGAACTCGCCGCGGCACCGCGCTACGTCGCCAACGAACTCGCCGGCACCCGCCAGGCCGCCGAAGCCCAGCGCCAGAACGCCGCAGTCACCCGCGCCACCATCGACACCACCCCCGACCACGCGGAGCGGGACCGGCTCGCCGAGCAGGCCGCCGACGCCGAGGCAATGGCCACGGTCCTGGAGCAGCGAGCTGCCCAGCTCCAGGAGATCGACGACGCCCGCAGCGCCTGGCTCGCCCACACCGCCCAGACCCGCGTGCAGGCCGAACTGTCCAAGGCCGAGCTGTCCGCCCGCGATGCAGCCGACGACCCCGACGACCGGGTCACCGCCGCGCAGTGGAAGGCCGCCCACGACGCCGCGATGGCTGAGGATGAGCAGCACCGCGAGGTCACAGAGGACGACGTCCACGACGCTCCTGAGGACGTTGAGGCCGTTGGGTGGTGCGAGGACGAGGCCGGCGAGGTGGCCGACAGTCTCCGCGAGGACGTCCGCGGCATCGCTGATAGCCGCCCGGCGCCGGTGCTGGAGGACGCGGTCCGGGTCCCTGAGGCAGCCGAGACGACCGACCACCTCAACCACGCCGGCCGCATCCTCGACGAGATCCGCTACCGCGACACCGCCGTGGACGACCAAGAAGAGCGGGCCGCCGAACTGGCCCGCTGGCACACCGACCAGCACATCGACGTCAACGACACCGCC
It contains:
- the mobF gene encoding MobF family relaxase; the encoded protein is MLRIATGYSPDYLLKEVATGRENYYTGAVAEGEPPGRWWGAGAERLGLAGLVDAQDMRALYERFLDPRDEGFGDPSRWDEVGTLGHTGRRYLSEDDLYVQALEREPDAAAERRAELRTEAGKAARHNVAFLDATFSVQKSVTLLHTAFEAREVAARKAGEEETAAAWGEFRQAVEDAIWAGNNAALAYLEDKAGYARIGHHGGAAGRWVDAHAFTVASFFQHDSRDRDPQLHVHNAILNRVMGPDGVWRTLDSRAIHRWRAGAGAVGERTTEERLAATIGALVATRPDGKSREVVGVSAEAMSLVSTRRHAVTAKAAELIGAFEARYGRAPNGVERDRLSQQATLATRAAKSHDGESREQLLDRVADRLQADIAGGLAGIADTALAARREGVAPQAFNPQAVIEIALEDVASRKSGWTRSDLVRAVNAALPDYLGCPDGGDVAALLDQLTDHALEYAVALEADNPATEVLPDELRRADGESVYSAPGGKVFCTPEQVRSERILLAATQSRDGAALTTAQADRFLGTLRGEGIELGVDQATAVRGILTSGARVETLVGPAGTGKSFVVGTLARAWTDPTLHPPGGPTKGPGRVFGLATSQQATEVLTAEGLAASNIARWLVTQDRLAAAPAERRAADGDEAWRLGEGDLVVIDESGMTDTAALAAIHRRADQAGAKLLLVGDHRQLSAVGAGGGMDLLAAAGSRYELADARRFNAEWERTASLRLRDGDEAVLRTYHQQGRLLDSGTREAAEASAARGWLADHLAGRRSLLLVDTNEQAARVSAAIRTELVALGRVAEDGVRLGFDGTTAGIGDLVEARDNNWDLAGYEGNRRGPLNRDLYRVTAVRDDGALEVTTDTHGEGIGVRMVLPASYVSEHLALGYAGTTYAGQGATVHTTHTVVTPTTRANSLYVAMSRGRDRNTAHVTTRVAPEDPADGSAERHELHRDPVAVLAGILDTADLALDRSASAIEAESAEYAGSARTAVELLADAAQLAATERTGASLDRLVHDGALTDEQRARIAAEDGTAALTRVLRRAELAGHDPHTVLTEAVERGPLTGARNLSNVVYSRIRDSHRLDPVGERWTDWIPRTDNPEWNTYLHRLAEAADQRADQLGTAAADEPPTWAIEAFGAVPTEPLARQQWCDDVGRVAAYREVRDHHDQADALGPAPKPGQAEEFAAHRAAWRALGRPEIDREHLELSNGQLRMRVRAYERELAAAPRYVANELAGTRQAAEAQRQNAAVTRATIDTTPDHAERDRLAEQAADAEAMATVLEQRAAQLQEIDDARSAWLAHTAQTRVQAELSKAELSARDAADDPDDRVTAAQWKAAHDAAMAEDEQHREVTEDDVHDAPEDVEAVGWCEDEAGEVADSLREDVRGIADSRPAPVLEDAVRVPEAAETTDHLNHAGRILDEIRYRDTAVDDQEERAAELARWHTDQHIDVNDTADDYDEPALADT